A window of the Brassica napus cultivar Da-Ae chromosome C5, Da-Ae, whole genome shotgun sequence genome harbors these coding sequences:
- the LOC106452250 gene encoding exocyst complex component EXO70A1: MESPENSVGFDSDGSLETAERIILRWDSTASEEARGKMIFQSDRDEVDRFLRAVDEIQRSVSSLSFSSPPSFSSSSAATDDQEVKANSALQIAMARLEEEFRNILLSQTSVFEPDSLFLEESSVSGEDSTDAPPEEEEEGSDSGSGSSRLTRRRSSYRSTSSIREMDLISPEAVSDLRSIVQRMVAAGYSRECIQVYGNVRKSAVDTILKQLGIVKISIGDVQKLEWEVVEGKIRKWIRAAKVCVRIVFSSEKRLCSDLFDEEAMGDTCFMETVKTSALRLFTFPEAISISRRSPEKLFKILDLHDAMGDMLPDIEAIFDSDDSSSRAVYLQASEIQTRLAEAARGILSEFENAVLREPSVVPVPGGTIHPLTRYVMNYISLISDYKQTLNNLIVSDPSTGSDPNPNAPVIDFTELDGKSPLALHLIWLIMVLHFNLEEKSHHYRDASLAHIFIMNNIHYIVQKVKGSPELREMIGDHYLRKLTGIFRHAATNYQRSTWVRVLNSLRDEGLHVSGSFSSGVSRSALRERFKAFNAMLEDVHRSQSTWSVPDAQLREELRISLSEHLIPAYRSFLGRFRGNIESGRHPENYLKYSVEDIDRIVLDFFEGYAHPPNLRRR, encoded by the coding sequence ATGGAATCACCGGAGAACAGTGTTGGTTTCGATTCCGACGGCTCGTTAGAGACGGCGGAGAGGATAATACTCCGATGGGACTCAACAGCTTCCGAAGAAGCGAGAGGGAAGATGATATTCCAGAGCGATCGTGACGAAGTAGATCGGTTCTTGAGAGCCGTAGATGAAATCCAACGGTCCGTGTCatctctctccttctcctctcctccttccttctcctcctcctccgccgccacCGATGACCAAGAAGTCAAAGCCAACTCAGCTCTCCAAATCGCGATGGCTAGGCTCGAGGAAGAGTTCCGCAACATCCTCCTCTCCCAAACATCCGTCTTCGAGCCCGACTCTCTCTTCCTAGAGGAGTCATCAGTCTCCGGAGAAGACAGCACTGACGCTCCccccgaagaagaagaagaaggttccGATTCCGGTTCCGGTTCAAGCCGGTTAACGCGTAGGAGAAGCAGTTACAGATCCACAAGCAGCATACGCGAGATGGATCTCATCTCCCCCGAAGCAGTTTCCGACTTGAGATCGATCGTTCAGAGAATGGTCGCCGCCGGCTACTCCCGCGAGTGCATCCAAGTCTACGGAAACGTCCGCAAATCCGCCGTGGATACGATCCTCAAGCAGCTCGGGATCGTCAAGATCAGCATCGGAGACGTGCAGAAGCTCGAGTGGGAAGTGGTGGAAGGAAAAATCAGGAAGTGGATCCGCGCGGCTAAGGTCTGCGTGAGGATCGTCTTCTCAAGCGAGAAGAGACTCTGTTCCGACCTCTTCGACGAAGAAGCGATGGGTGACACGTGTTTCATGGAGACGGTGAAGACGTCTGCTCTACGCCTCTTCACTTTCCCCGAAGCGATAAGCATCAGCAGAAGATCGCCCGAGAAGCTCTTCAAGATTCTCGATCTGCACGATGCTATGGGTGACATGTTGCCCGACATCGAAGCGATCTTCGACTCGGATGATTCATCATCGCGAGCCGTCTACCTCCAAGCTTCCGAGATTCAGACGAGGCTCGCGGAGGCGGCGAGAGGGATACTCTCCGAGTTCGAAAACGCCGTTCTCCGCGAGCCTTCTGTGGTCCCCGTCCCTGGAGGGACTATCCATCCTTTGACGAGGTATGTGATGAACTATATCAGCTTGATCTCTGATTACAAGCAGACTCTCAACAACCTCATCGTGTCGGATCCCTCGACCGGATCCGATCCCAACCCCAACGCGCCGGTGATTGACTTCACCGAGCTGGACGGTAAGTCACCGTTGGCTTTGCATCTGATATGGCTGATCATGGTGCTGCATTTCAACTTGGAAGAGAAGTCGCACCACTACAGAGACGCGTCCCTAGCTCACATATTCATCATGAACAACATTCACTACATAGTCCAGAAGGTGAAAGGATCGCCGGAGCTGAGGGAGATGATCGGAGACCATTATTTGAGGAAACTCACTGGGATATTCAGACACGCGGCCACGAACTACCAGAGATCCACGTGGGTCAGAGTGCTGAATAGCTTGAGAGACGAAGGGTTGCACGTGAGTGGGAGTTTCTCCTCTGGTGTGTCGAGAAGTGCGTTGAGGGAGAGGTTTAAAGCGTTTAACGCGATGTTGGAAGATGTCCATAGGAGTCAGTCTACGTGGTCGGTTCCGGATGCGCAGCTTAGAGAGGAGCTGAGGATATCTTTGTCTGAGCATTTGATCCCGGCTTATAGATCGTTTCTTGGGAGGTTTAGGGGGAATATAGAGAGTGGGAGACATCCGGAGAACTACTTGAAGTATTCGGTTGAAGATATTGACAGGATCGTTCTTGATTTCTTTGAAGGGTATGCACACCCGCCAAACTTGAGGAGACGATGA
- the LOC106452249 gene encoding protein FLUORESCENT IN BLUE LIGHT, chloroplastic isoform X1, which produces MAAIIRCCSSFSDTSRGGPPSLGRSRVPETGKLAKSIGYSLVRTPRAYHPISKIKPLSTKPKEHESKGILQTPFGSVETFEMWQGIGRLKLPTMAVLLTNSLLMGTPLEALAADMCEPESSIFSMPFLLLVALVGATVGGLLARQRKGELQRLNEQLRQINAALRRQAKIESYAPGLSYAPAGARIPESEIIMEPKKHELISKLKTGKTFLRNQEPEKAFEEFKTALELAQNLRDPIEEKKAARGLGASLQRQGKYREAIQYHNLVLAISKREGEDSGSTEAYGAIADCYTELGDLEKAGKYYDTYIARLETD; this is translated from the exons ATGGCGGCGATTATCCGGTGCTGCTCCTCCTTTTCCGATACTTCCCGCGGCGGACCTCCGTCTCTGGGAAGATCTCGAGTTCCAG agaCGGGAAAGTTAGCTAAATCTATTGGCTACTCCTTAGTCAGAACACCTAGGGCTTATCATCCTATCTCCAAGATTAAACCTTTGTCTACCAAGCCCAAGGAGCATGAAAGTAAAGGAATCTTACAAACACCATTTGGCAGCGTGGAAACTTTTGAG ATGTGGCAGGGAATTGGGAGGCTCAAATTACCGACGATGGCAGTGCTTTTGACAAACTCCCTTCTGATGGGTACACCACTTGAAGCTTTGGCTGCTGACATGTGTGAGCCTGAGAGCTCCATCTTCAGCATGCCATTTTTGCTGCTTGTTGCTCTTGTTGGAGCCACTGTTGGAG GGTTGCTTGCTCGGCAGAGGAAAGGGGAGTTACAGAGGTTAAACGAACAACTGCGGCAGATCAACGCAGCTCTCAGGAGACAAGCGAAAATCGAGTCTTATGCACCAGGCTTAAGTTACGCACCAGCAGGAGCTAGAATCCCAGAGAGTGAGATCATCATGGAGCCAAAGAAACATGAGCTGATCTCCAAGTTGAAAACAGGAAAGACCTTTCTGAGGAATCAAGAGCCAGAGAAGGCTTTTGAAGAGTTCAAGACAGCTTTGGAACTTGCACAGAATCTCAGAGACCCCATCGAAGAGAAGAAGGCTGCCAGAGGCTTAGGCGCTTCGCTGCAGCGTCAAGGGAAGTACAGAGAAGCCATACAGTATCACAACTTGGTTTTAGCCATCTCAAAGAGGGAAGGAGAAGATTCTGGAAGCACTGAAGCGTATGGAGCTATCGCAGATTGTTACACTGAGCTGGGAGATCTCGAGAAAGCCGGGAAGTACTATGACACCTACATTGCTCGGTTAGAGACAGACTGA
- the LOC111197761 gene encoding nuclear pore complex protein NUP107 isoform X2, which yields MPIPDLILRLEESCRDVSQSIRYGSDIRHRVVEDKLVRQKAQLLLGEAASWSLLWNLYGKATEEVPEELIMSPSTSHLEACQFVVNDHTAQLCLRIVLWLEELASKSLDLERKVRGSHVGTYLPNAGVWHHTQRYLKKTGSTADTVRHLDFDAPTREHARLLPDDNKQDESLLEDVWILIRAGRIEEACDLCRSAGQPWRAATLCPFSGMDMFPSVEALIKNGKNRTLQAIELESGFGNQLRLWKWASYCASEKIAEQDGGKHEVAVFANQCSNLNRILPVCTDWESACWAMAKSWLDVQVDLELAQSKPGLAERFKNRLDESPDTMQNGCQGPEDWPLHVLNQQPRDLSALLQKLHSGEMVHEAVVRGCKEQHRQIQMNLMKGDISHLLDLIWSWIAPLEDDQSNFRPHGDPQMIKFGAHVVLVLRYMLADEIKDREKLSNVGDLILHMYSMFLFSKQHEELVGIYASQLAGHRCIELFVHMMELRMHSSVHVKYKIFLSAMEYLPFSHVDDSQGNFEEIVDRVLSRSREIKLAKYDPSVDVAEQHRQQSLQKAIAIQWLCFTPPSTIKDVKDVTSKLLLRSLMHSNILFREFALIAMWRVPATPVGAHTLLSFLAEPLKQLSENPDTLVDYVSENLQEFQDWNEYYSCDAKYRNWLKFQVENAEVTDLSEEENQKAIVAAKETLDSSLLLLLRKDNPWLTFLEDNVFESEEYMFLELHATAMLCLPSGECLRPDATICAALMSALYASVTEEVVLDRQLMVNVSISSRDSYCIEVVLRCLATEGDGLGPHNANDGGILSAVAAAGFKGELTRFQAGVTMDISRLDAWYSSKEGSLETPATYIVRGLCRRCCLPELVLRSMQVSVCLMESGNPPEDHDELIELVASDETGFLSLFSQLQLQEFMLFEREYRLSQLELQEDLSSS from the exons ATGCCCATTCCAGATCTTATATTAAGACTTGAGGAGTCATGCAGGGATGTTTCACAATCAATTAG GTATGGATCAGATATAAGACATCGGGTTGTAGAGGATAAACTTGTGAGACAGAAGGCTCAGCTTTTGCTTGGTGAGGCTGCATCCTGGTCACTTCTATGGAACTTATATGGAAAAG CTACTGAAGAAGTTCCAGAGGAATTGATTATG TCACCATCAACATCTCATTTGGAGGCTTGTCAGTTTGTTGTAAACGACCATACAGCTCAGCTATGCCTTCGGATAGTCCTGTGGCTGGAAGAACTAGCTTCCAAATCACTTGATTTGGAAAGGAAG GTGCGGGGATCTCATGTGGGTACCTATCTTCCTAACGCTGGAGTGTGGCATCACACACAAAGGTACCTCAAAAAAACTGGCTCTACCGCTGACACTGTACGCCATTTAGACTTTGATGCTCCAACTCGTGAACACGCTCGTCTTCTTCCTGATGACAAT AAACAAGATGAATCTCTTCTTGAGGATGTTTGGATTTTGATAAGGGCTGGGAGAATAGAGGAGGCATGTGATCTCTGCAGGTCCGCTGGGCAG CCATGGAGAGCTGCAACGTTATGCCCTTTTTCTGGAATGGACATGTTTCCTTCTGTCGAGGCACTGATAAAGAATGGGAAAAATAGGACTCTCCAAGCTATCGAACTGGAAAGTGGCTTTGGCAATCAGCTGCGTCTTTGGAAATGGGCTTCGTACTGCGCATCAGAG AAAATCGCAGAGCAGGATGGCGGCAAACATGAAGTTGCTGTTTTTGCAAACCAATGTAGCAACCTGAACCGCATCTTACCAGTTTGTACTGATTGGGAG TCAGCTTGCTGGGCGATGGCAAAATCATGGCTTGATGTTCAAGTTGATCTAGAACTCGCTCAATCGAAGCCAGGCTTGGCAGAAAGGTTTAAAAACCGTCTTGATGAAAGCCCTGATACTATGCAAAATGGTTGTCAGGGGCCCGAAGATTGGCCGCTCCATGTTCTAAACCAACAACCCCGTGATCTTTCTGCTCTTCTTCAGAAACTCCATTCAGG GGAAATGGTACACGAAGCTGTTGTCAGGGGATGCAAAGAGCAGCACCGGCAAATACAG ATGAACCTTATGAAGGGGGATATCTCACATCTTCTTGATTTAATATGGTCATGGATCGCGCCCTTGGAAGATGATCAAAGCAATTTTAG GCCCCATGGCGATCCTCAGATGATAAAGTTCGGTGCCCACGTGGTGCTTGTTCTTAGGTATATGCTTGCTGATGAAATCAAGGACAGGGAGAAGCTCAGTAATGTTGGCGATCTTATTCTTCATAT GTACTCGATGTTCttattttcaaaacaacatGAAGAACTAGTAGGAATATATGCATCTCAGCTTGCTGGTCACCGCTGCATTGAACTTTTTGTACACATGATGGAGCTAAGGATGCATAGCAG CGTACATGTGAAGTACAAAATCTTCCTCTCCGCTATGGAATACTTGCCATTCTCTCACGTGGATGACTCGCAAGGAAATTTTGAGGAAATAGTTGACAG GGTTTTGTCGAGATCCCGAGAAATCAAGCTTGCAAAATATGATCCCTCAGTTGATGTTGCAGAGCAGCATCGTCAACAGAGTCTACAAAAAGCCATAGCCATTCAGTGGCTCTGTTTTACACCTCCATCTACTATAAAGGATGTCAAGGATGTCACTTCCAAACTACTCCTGCGATCTTTGATGCACAG CAACATACTTTTCCGAGAGTTTGCTTTAATTGCCATGTGGAGGGTGCCTGCAACTCCTGTGGGTGCACACACACTTCTTAGTTTCCTTGCTGAACCTCTGAAGCAACTCTCAGAAAATCCAGACACCCTCGTGGATTATGTTTCCGAGAATTTGCAAGAGTTCCAAGACTGG AATGAATATTATTCCTGTGACGCAAAATATCGCAACTGGCTCAAATTCCAAGTAGAGAATGCTGAAGTCACTGATCTATCAGAAGAGGAGAATCAGAAAGCTATAGTAGCAGCCAAAGAGACTCTGGATTCTTCTTTGTTACTGCTCCTCA GAAAAGACAATCCCTGGCTGACATTTCTCGAAGACAATGTATTCGAATCAGAAGAATATATGTTCCTTGAGTTGCATGCAACTGCTATGCTCTGTTTGCCTTCTGGTGAATGTTTGCGCCCAGATGCCACTATTTGTGCGGCATTGATGAGTGCGCTTTACGCCTCTGTCACTGAGGAAGTTGTTTTAGACCGTCAGTTAATG GTAAATGTATCCATTTCATCAAGGGACAGCTACTGCATCGAGGTTGTGCTCCGGTGTTTAGCAACTGAAGGTGATGGACTTGGGCCACATAATGCCAATGACGGGGGTATTTTAAGTGCAGTTGCGGCAGCCGGATTTAAAG GTGAGCTTACCCGGTTCCAGGCAGGTGTTACAATGGATATATCCCGCCTAGACGCTTGGTATTCAAGCAAAGAGGGCTCGCTTGAAACACCTGCAACTTATATTGTTCGCGGTCTCTGTAGGAGATGCTGTCTTCCAGAGCTCGTTCTTCGATCTATGCAG GTTTCTGTTTGTCTAATGGAATCGGGTAATCCACCTGAAGATCACGATGAACTGATTGAGCTCGTTGCTTCTGATGAAACTGGTTTTCTGTCTTTATTCAGTCAGCTACAGTTACAG GAGTTTATGTTGTTTGAGAGAGAGTATCGTCTGTCCCAGTTGGAGCTCCAGGAGGACCTTTCATCATCTTGA
- the LOC106452249 gene encoding protein FLUORESCENT IN BLUE LIGHT, chloroplastic isoform X2 — protein sequence MAAIIRCCSSFSDTSRGGPPSLGRSRVPETGKLAKSIGYSLVRTPRAYHPISKIKPLSTKPKEHESKGILQTPFGSVETFEGIGRLKLPTMAVLLTNSLLMGTPLEALAADMCEPESSIFSMPFLLLVALVGATVGGLLARQRKGELQRLNEQLRQINAALRRQAKIESYAPGLSYAPAGARIPESEIIMEPKKHELISKLKTGKTFLRNQEPEKAFEEFKTALELAQNLRDPIEEKKAARGLGASLQRQGKYREAIQYHNLVLAISKREGEDSGSTEAYGAIADCYTELGDLEKAGKYYDTYIARLETD from the exons ATGGCGGCGATTATCCGGTGCTGCTCCTCCTTTTCCGATACTTCCCGCGGCGGACCTCCGTCTCTGGGAAGATCTCGAGTTCCAG agaCGGGAAAGTTAGCTAAATCTATTGGCTACTCCTTAGTCAGAACACCTAGGGCTTATCATCCTATCTCCAAGATTAAACCTTTGTCTACCAAGCCCAAGGAGCATGAAAGTAAAGGAATCTTACAAACACCATTTGGCAGCGTGGAAACTTTTGAG GGAATTGGGAGGCTCAAATTACCGACGATGGCAGTGCTTTTGACAAACTCCCTTCTGATGGGTACACCACTTGAAGCTTTGGCTGCTGACATGTGTGAGCCTGAGAGCTCCATCTTCAGCATGCCATTTTTGCTGCTTGTTGCTCTTGTTGGAGCCACTGTTGGAG GGTTGCTTGCTCGGCAGAGGAAAGGGGAGTTACAGAGGTTAAACGAACAACTGCGGCAGATCAACGCAGCTCTCAGGAGACAAGCGAAAATCGAGTCTTATGCACCAGGCTTAAGTTACGCACCAGCAGGAGCTAGAATCCCAGAGAGTGAGATCATCATGGAGCCAAAGAAACATGAGCTGATCTCCAAGTTGAAAACAGGAAAGACCTTTCTGAGGAATCAAGAGCCAGAGAAGGCTTTTGAAGAGTTCAAGACAGCTTTGGAACTTGCACAGAATCTCAGAGACCCCATCGAAGAGAAGAAGGCTGCCAGAGGCTTAGGCGCTTCGCTGCAGCGTCAAGGGAAGTACAGAGAAGCCATACAGTATCACAACTTGGTTTTAGCCATCTCAAAGAGGGAAGGAGAAGATTCTGGAAGCACTGAAGCGTATGGAGCTATCGCAGATTGTTACACTGAGCTGGGAGATCTCGAGAAAGCCGGGAAGTACTATGACACCTACATTGCTCGGTTAGAGACAGACTGA
- the LOC111197761 gene encoding nuclear pore complex protein NUP107 isoform X1 yields the protein MEMDMDTSPSYFDPEVLTVRDQFRRYGKRHSTSPHEGFSSPNVSENRLLYDGHSIHSPTNTALLLENIKEEVDNFHTDLYQGSPANPLSASKRESAGILDGDDEASFRRVESQSLKACKIENDELAESGDTTFALFASLFDSALQGLMPIPDLILRLEESCRDVSQSIRYGSDIRHRVVEDKLVRQKAQLLLGEAASWSLLWNLYGKATEEVPEELIMSPSTSHLEACQFVVNDHTAQLCLRIVLWLEELASKSLDLERKVRGSHVGTYLPNAGVWHHTQRYLKKTGSTADTVRHLDFDAPTREHARLLPDDNKQDESLLEDVWILIRAGRIEEACDLCRSAGQPWRAATLCPFSGMDMFPSVEALIKNGKNRTLQAIELESGFGNQLRLWKWASYCASEKIAEQDGGKHEVAVFANQCSNLNRILPVCTDWESACWAMAKSWLDVQVDLELAQSKPGLAERFKNRLDESPDTMQNGCQGPEDWPLHVLNQQPRDLSALLQKLHSGEMVHEAVVRGCKEQHRQIQMNLMKGDISHLLDLIWSWIAPLEDDQSNFRPHGDPQMIKFGAHVVLVLRYMLADEIKDREKLSNVGDLILHMYSMFLFSKQHEELVGIYASQLAGHRCIELFVHMMELRMHSSVHVKYKIFLSAMEYLPFSHVDDSQGNFEEIVDRVLSRSREIKLAKYDPSVDVAEQHRQQSLQKAIAIQWLCFTPPSTIKDVKDVTSKLLLRSLMHSNILFREFALIAMWRVPATPVGAHTLLSFLAEPLKQLSENPDTLVDYVSENLQEFQDWNEYYSCDAKYRNWLKFQVENAEVTDLSEEENQKAIVAAKETLDSSLLLLLRKDNPWLTFLEDNVFESEEYMFLELHATAMLCLPSGECLRPDATICAALMSALYASVTEEVVLDRQLMVNVSISSRDSYCIEVVLRCLATEGDGLGPHNANDGGILSAVAAAGFKGELTRFQAGVTMDISRLDAWYSSKEGSLETPATYIVRGLCRRCCLPELVLRSMQVSVCLMESGNPPEDHDELIELVASDETGFLSLFSQLQLQEFMLFEREYRLSQLELQEDLSSS from the exons ATGGAGATGGATATGGACACTTCTCCTAGCTACTTCGACCCTGAGGTCCTCACTGTTAGGGATCAGTTCCGTCGTTATGG GAAGAGACACTCTACATCGCCACATGAGGGATTCTCGAGTCCGAATGTCAGTGAGAACAGGTTACTGTATGATGGGCATTCCATCCACAGTCCAACAAACACTGCCTTGCTTCTTGAAAACATTAAAGAAGAGGTTGACAACTTTCACACCGATCTTTACCAAGGATCACCTGCGAATCCGCTCTCTGCTTCCAAGAGGGAAAGTGCTGGAATTCTGGATGGTGATGATGAGGCTTCGTTTCGACGAGTTGAAAGTCAGTCACTGAAGGCTTGCAAGATTGAGAATGATGAGTTGGCCGAGAGTGGAGATACGACCTTTGCTCTCTTTGCTTCCCTGTTTGATTCTGCTCTTCAAG GACTCATGCCCATTCCAGATCTTATATTAAGACTTGAGGAGTCATGCAGGGATGTTTCACAATCAATTAG GTATGGATCAGATATAAGACATCGGGTTGTAGAGGATAAACTTGTGAGACAGAAGGCTCAGCTTTTGCTTGGTGAGGCTGCATCCTGGTCACTTCTATGGAACTTATATGGAAAAG CTACTGAAGAAGTTCCAGAGGAATTGATTATG TCACCATCAACATCTCATTTGGAGGCTTGTCAGTTTGTTGTAAACGACCATACAGCTCAGCTATGCCTTCGGATAGTCCTGTGGCTGGAAGAACTAGCTTCCAAATCACTTGATTTGGAAAGGAAG GTGCGGGGATCTCATGTGGGTACCTATCTTCCTAACGCTGGAGTGTGGCATCACACACAAAGGTACCTCAAAAAAACTGGCTCTACCGCTGACACTGTACGCCATTTAGACTTTGATGCTCCAACTCGTGAACACGCTCGTCTTCTTCCTGATGACAAT AAACAAGATGAATCTCTTCTTGAGGATGTTTGGATTTTGATAAGGGCTGGGAGAATAGAGGAGGCATGTGATCTCTGCAGGTCCGCTGGGCAG CCATGGAGAGCTGCAACGTTATGCCCTTTTTCTGGAATGGACATGTTTCCTTCTGTCGAGGCACTGATAAAGAATGGGAAAAATAGGACTCTCCAAGCTATCGAACTGGAAAGTGGCTTTGGCAATCAGCTGCGTCTTTGGAAATGGGCTTCGTACTGCGCATCAGAG AAAATCGCAGAGCAGGATGGCGGCAAACATGAAGTTGCTGTTTTTGCAAACCAATGTAGCAACCTGAACCGCATCTTACCAGTTTGTACTGATTGGGAG TCAGCTTGCTGGGCGATGGCAAAATCATGGCTTGATGTTCAAGTTGATCTAGAACTCGCTCAATCGAAGCCAGGCTTGGCAGAAAGGTTTAAAAACCGTCTTGATGAAAGCCCTGATACTATGCAAAATGGTTGTCAGGGGCCCGAAGATTGGCCGCTCCATGTTCTAAACCAACAACCCCGTGATCTTTCTGCTCTTCTTCAGAAACTCCATTCAGG GGAAATGGTACACGAAGCTGTTGTCAGGGGATGCAAAGAGCAGCACCGGCAAATACAG ATGAACCTTATGAAGGGGGATATCTCACATCTTCTTGATTTAATATGGTCATGGATCGCGCCCTTGGAAGATGATCAAAGCAATTTTAG GCCCCATGGCGATCCTCAGATGATAAAGTTCGGTGCCCACGTGGTGCTTGTTCTTAGGTATATGCTTGCTGATGAAATCAAGGACAGGGAGAAGCTCAGTAATGTTGGCGATCTTATTCTTCATAT GTACTCGATGTTCttattttcaaaacaacatGAAGAACTAGTAGGAATATATGCATCTCAGCTTGCTGGTCACCGCTGCATTGAACTTTTTGTACACATGATGGAGCTAAGGATGCATAGCAG CGTACATGTGAAGTACAAAATCTTCCTCTCCGCTATGGAATACTTGCCATTCTCTCACGTGGATGACTCGCAAGGAAATTTTGAGGAAATAGTTGACAG GGTTTTGTCGAGATCCCGAGAAATCAAGCTTGCAAAATATGATCCCTCAGTTGATGTTGCAGAGCAGCATCGTCAACAGAGTCTACAAAAAGCCATAGCCATTCAGTGGCTCTGTTTTACACCTCCATCTACTATAAAGGATGTCAAGGATGTCACTTCCAAACTACTCCTGCGATCTTTGATGCACAG CAACATACTTTTCCGAGAGTTTGCTTTAATTGCCATGTGGAGGGTGCCTGCAACTCCTGTGGGTGCACACACACTTCTTAGTTTCCTTGCTGAACCTCTGAAGCAACTCTCAGAAAATCCAGACACCCTCGTGGATTATGTTTCCGAGAATTTGCAAGAGTTCCAAGACTGG AATGAATATTATTCCTGTGACGCAAAATATCGCAACTGGCTCAAATTCCAAGTAGAGAATGCTGAAGTCACTGATCTATCAGAAGAGGAGAATCAGAAAGCTATAGTAGCAGCCAAAGAGACTCTGGATTCTTCTTTGTTACTGCTCCTCA GAAAAGACAATCCCTGGCTGACATTTCTCGAAGACAATGTATTCGAATCAGAAGAATATATGTTCCTTGAGTTGCATGCAACTGCTATGCTCTGTTTGCCTTCTGGTGAATGTTTGCGCCCAGATGCCACTATTTGTGCGGCATTGATGAGTGCGCTTTACGCCTCTGTCACTGAGGAAGTTGTTTTAGACCGTCAGTTAATG GTAAATGTATCCATTTCATCAAGGGACAGCTACTGCATCGAGGTTGTGCTCCGGTGTTTAGCAACTGAAGGTGATGGACTTGGGCCACATAATGCCAATGACGGGGGTATTTTAAGTGCAGTTGCGGCAGCCGGATTTAAAG GTGAGCTTACCCGGTTCCAGGCAGGTGTTACAATGGATATATCCCGCCTAGACGCTTGGTATTCAAGCAAAGAGGGCTCGCTTGAAACACCTGCAACTTATATTGTTCGCGGTCTCTGTAGGAGATGCTGTCTTCCAGAGCTCGTTCTTCGATCTATGCAG GTTTCTGTTTGTCTAATGGAATCGGGTAATCCACCTGAAGATCACGATGAACTGATTGAGCTCGTTGCTTCTGATGAAACTGGTTTTCTGTCTTTATTCAGTCAGCTACAGTTACAG GAGTTTATGTTGTTTGAGAGAGAGTATCGTCTGTCCCAGTTGGAGCTCCAGGAGGACCTTTCATCATCTTGA